A window of the Vibrio fluvialis genome harbors these coding sequences:
- the mgtE gene encoding magnesium transporter, translating into MTTMIHEMMALLRHSDRAQLNQFMARNPKADCAETLVHLLDTQRVSLSELKDILHLLTPDSRAELFSYLPLTLQVDIAQSMAMAELAAMAHQMAPDERVDLLALLPQDIQQQALRLMNAADRENIEILSAYPQGTIGAIMTTDFATLTRDLTVEEALAHLKLCAHESETIYQAYVLDDEQGLLGIVSLRELVLAEPSIKVASIMTKVMIFVRANDEEALAAQAISKYDLLALPVLGSRNQLIGIVTYDDAMDVAEEQADRSFHKTAAVNFTGSLKDASIGLMYRKRVFWLVLLVFGNLFSGAGIAYFEDTIQTYVALVFFLPLLIDSGGNAGSQSATLMVRALATGEVVATDWAKMVGKELAISALLGATMAAAVSLLGFWRSGGDIALVVALTMQIVVIIGSVVGMLLPFVLNKMNLDPASASAPLITTIADSIGVIVYFSVATMVLEFPPVV; encoded by the coding sequence ATGACTACCATGATCCATGAAATGATGGCGCTGCTGCGCCATTCCGACAGAGCGCAATTGAATCAATTCATGGCGCGCAATCCCAAGGCCGACTGTGCAGAAACATTGGTTCATCTGTTGGATACTCAGCGTGTCTCGCTGAGCGAACTGAAAGACATTTTGCATTTGCTGACGCCGGATTCCCGTGCCGAATTGTTTAGCTATTTGCCGCTCACGCTTCAGGTGGATATCGCGCAAAGTATGGCGATGGCAGAACTGGCGGCTATGGCGCATCAAATGGCACCCGATGAGCGGGTCGATCTGTTGGCGCTGTTGCCACAGGATATTCAGCAACAGGCGCTGCGCTTGATGAACGCGGCGGACCGAGAAAACATCGAAATTTTGTCCGCCTATCCACAGGGCACAATCGGCGCGATAATGACCACCGATTTTGCCACGTTAACACGCGATCTAACCGTGGAAGAGGCGTTGGCTCACCTTAAATTGTGCGCCCATGAAAGCGAAACCATTTATCAGGCGTACGTGCTGGATGATGAGCAAGGACTTCTCGGCATTGTCTCTTTACGAGAACTGGTGCTGGCCGAACCGAGCATCAAAGTAGCATCGATCATGACCAAGGTGATGATCTTTGTGCGGGCGAATGACGAAGAAGCGCTCGCGGCGCAGGCGATCAGTAAATACGATCTGTTGGCGTTGCCAGTACTCGGCAGCCGTAACCAGTTGATTGGCATCGTGACGTATGACGACGCGATGGATGTGGCGGAAGAACAGGCGGATCGTAGTTTTCACAAAACGGCGGCGGTGAATTTTACCGGCAGCCTCAAAGACGCAAGCATTGGTTTGATGTATCGCAAACGGGTGTTCTGGTTGGTGCTGCTGGTGTTCGGGAACCTATTTTCTGGGGCGGGGATTGCGTATTTCGAAGATACGATCCAAACCTACGTCGCGCTGGTGTTCTTTCTGCCGCTGTTGATCGACAGTGGCGGTAACGCGGGATCGCAATCGGCAACATTGATGGTGCGAGCATTGGCGACGGGTGAAGTGGTCGCCACAGACTGGGCAAAAATGGTCGGCAAGGAACTGGCGATATCGGCGTTGCTCGGCGCAACCATGGCGGCAGCGGTCTCCTTGCTTGGTTTTTGGCGCAGTGGCGGCGACATTGCATTAGTCGTGGCGCTGACGATGCAAATCGTGGTGATCATTGGGTCGGTGGTCGGGATGTTGTTACCGTTCGTGCTCAATAAAATGAACCTCGATCCGGCATCGGCCAGTGCGCCGCTGATCACCACCATTGCCGACTCCATTGGCGTCATTGTTTACTTCAGTGTCGCAACCATGGTGTTGGAGTTCCCACCAGTGGTTTAA
- a CDS encoding CBS domain-containing protein, whose amino-acid sequence MTVTPIFERQPSLVLRISGFNRVRDHLTQDCFCVGDDLKVHHVIHMLRSLHVVGQLIDAVIVTSDEGTYLGLVPLSALAVAEPTLPILTLAQGSQFFVSPVAPAYQAALRLRQSPWALLPVLDEEHRVVGVLESRTAIGIIRQRLQLSPNELAGKVRSSWFRLTHFWR is encoded by the coding sequence ATGACTGTTACACCCATCTTTGAGCGTCAGCCCAGCTTGGTGCTGCGCATCTCCGGTTTTAACCGGGTTCGTGATCATCTCACCCAAGACTGTTTTTGCGTGGGGGACGATCTGAAAGTGCATCATGTTATTCACATGCTGCGCAGCCTGCACGTCGTCGGCCAATTGATCGATGCAGTGATCGTCACCTCGGACGAAGGCACCTATTTGGGGCTGGTTCCGCTGTCGGCGTTGGCAGTTGCGGAACCGACATTACCCATTCTTACGTTGGCTCAAGGCTCCCAGTTTTTTGTTTCACCCGTTGCTCCGGCTTATCAAGCGGCGTTGCGTCTGCGCCAAAGTCCATGGGCGTTGTTGCCGGTGTTGGATGAAGAGCACCGCGTTGTCGGAGTGCTGGAAAGCCGCACGGCCATCGGCATCATTCGTCAGCGTTTACAACTATCCCCCAATGAGCTGGCAGGCAAAGTTCGTTCCAGCTGGTTTCGTTTGACTCATTTTTGGCGCTAA